One window of Leptospira wolbachii serovar Codice str. CDC genomic DNA carries:
- a CDS encoding GNAT family N-acetyltransferase encodes MSESFEITVSHKFGEFTREDWNLLVPADSVFQEYEFLAGLEKTGCIGDSDWTPVLISARRNGILWGVLPAYIRSDSYGEYIFDFQWANAFHRAGIPYYPKLTVAVPFTPVTGSRILLHPNLSPSERDFLSSELLQRLVHFGKEKETSSVHLLFCKEEERKIGIQNSFAPRLSHQYHWFNRGFASFDEFLATLVKDRRKTIRQERRKISESGLTIQTLTGDAITEDHAHIFYEFYKDTHSKKWGQPYLNRQFFIEMYHNFRHRLLLVLASDPEGKPIGGSWNVFREGFLFGRYWGALEHIPNLHFECCYYRLIDYAIEHKMERVEAGAQGEHKFLRGYEAVPMYSLHHIYNEQGRAAIESYLEREIAMERENISAYNAQSPIKALREG; translated from the coding sequence TTGAGTGAATCATTTGAGATTACAGTTTCCCACAAGTTTGGGGAGTTTACAAGGGAAGACTGGAATCTTCTGGTTCCGGCAGATTCGGTCTTCCAGGAATATGAATTTCTAGCAGGGTTAGAGAAGACAGGTTGTATCGGAGATTCGGATTGGACTCCAGTCCTAATCTCTGCTAGGCGAAACGGGATTCTCTGGGGAGTCCTTCCGGCTTATATTCGGAGTGATTCCTATGGGGAATATATTTTCGATTTCCAGTGGGCCAATGCCTTTCACCGAGCAGGGATTCCCTATTACCCGAAACTCACCGTGGCGGTTCCCTTCACCCCAGTGACTGGAAGCCGGATTTTACTCCATCCAAATCTTTCGCCATCCGAAAGAGATTTTTTAAGTTCCGAACTTTTGCAAAGACTGGTTCATTTCGGAAAGGAAAAGGAAACCTCTTCGGTTCACCTTTTATTCTGCAAAGAAGAAGAACGAAAAATTGGGATCCAAAATTCTTTTGCTCCTCGGCTTTCTCATCAATACCACTGGTTTAATAGAGGTTTTGCGAGTTTTGATGAGTTTTTAGCAACACTCGTAAAGGACAGAAGAAAAACCATTCGCCAAGAACGTCGGAAAATTTCGGAATCAGGTCTTACCATTCAAACTCTAACTGGCGATGCCATTACAGAAGACCATGCCCATATTTTTTATGAATTCTATAAAGACACCCATTCTAAAAAATGGGGACAACCTTACTTAAACCGTCAATTTTTTATAGAGATGTATCATAACTTTCGCCACCGGCTTCTATTAGTATTAGCATCGGATCCAGAGGGAAAACCAATCGGCGGGAGTTGGAATGTATTTCGGGAAGGGTTTTTATTTGGAAGATATTGGGGTGCTCTGGAGCATATTCCCAATTTGCATTTTGAATGTTGTTATTACCGATTGATTGATTATGCCATAGAGCATAAAATGGAACGAGTGGAAGCGGGAGCCCAAGGAGAACATAAATTCCTCAGGGGTTATGAAGCGGTTCCCATGTATAGTTTGCATCATATTTATAATGAACAAGGCCGAGCCGCCATCGAATCCTATTTGGAACGAGAGATTGCTATGGAAAGGGAAAATATTTCCGCCTACAATGCGCAGTCCCCAATTAAGGCTCTGCGGGAGGGATAA
- the clpS gene encoding ATP-dependent Clp protease adapter ClpS, with the protein MSDPKRKSYTDMNVELLEREKQKQKLKKPDRYKVILINDDYTPQEFVVYVLANVFRKSMEESRQIMWKAHTSGSAVCGVYSLDIARTKVAEVHKLADDAGHPLQCQLAKEEDE; encoded by the coding sequence ATGTCAGATCCAAAACGAAAGTCCTACACGGACATGAATGTAGAACTTCTCGAAAGAGAAAAACAAAAACAAAAATTAAAAAAACCGGATCGGTATAAGGTAATCCTCATCAATGATGATTACACTCCCCAGGAATTTGTAGTTTATGTTCTCGCTAATGTTTTTCGGAAATCTATGGAAGAATCCCGTCAAATTATGTGGAAGGCGCATACTTCGGGTTCAGCCGTTTGCGGGGTGTATTCTTTAGACATTGCAAGAACCAAAGTCGCAGAAGTGCACAAACTGGCAGACGATGCGGGACATCCATTACAATGCCAATTGGCAAAAGAGGAGGACGAATGA
- the clpA gene encoding ATP-dependent Clp protease ATP-binding subunit ClpA, protein MNLSTDLEKSLELAGKEASKYHHEFITLEHLLYGLTYNEKTKEVLVNVGCDLDLLRKELTEYFQEDLSTIAVPNLKIQPRYTVGVQFVIQFAAFHVQNSGKEEVDGNNVLVALFREEDSQAYYLLAKQEVNRLDVIKYISHGIKKEKDSEEPEFAEEAETGEAEGGSRKSALEKFCVNLTERAKQGKLDPCIGREVEIERTIHILSRRRKNNPIFVGEAGVGKTSIVEGIAERVVKGLVPKSLLNMEIYSLDMGLVMAGTKFRGEFEERLKAILQEVVGKPERIIFVDEIHTIVGAGAVSGGSLDASNLMKPALANGELKCVGTTTYKEYKSIFEKDHALSRRFQKIEVTEPSREDAIEILKGLKPKYESFHGVTYSVKAIEACVDLSSLHLRDRFLPDKAIDLMDESGAFVKLRDEKKEKPKKQVGILEIESLVAKIAKIPEKTVKADDKKKLEHLDSEIKSVVFGQDHAVEQVVDAIHYSRSGLSDEGKPIGSFLFVGPTGVGKTEVAKTLAEKMGVEFLRFDMSEYMEKHSVSRLIGSPPGYVGYDQGGQLTDAIAKNPHCVLLFDEIEKAHEDIYNILLQVMDHATLTDSTGKKADFRNVILILTTNTGAQESSKPLLGFDTERYDDRSMKAIERTFTPEFRNRLTAVIEFHALSIPVVELVVKRMFRTLQAKAEEKGIRLELSEKAVRYLAETGYDKAMGARPIQRILNSEIGKPLSKKILFHKDKVNRYLVDVKEKDGKEVLEILEVNS, encoded by the coding sequence ATGAACCTTTCCACAGATTTAGAAAAGAGTTTGGAGCTTGCAGGAAAAGAAGCATCCAAATACCACCATGAATTTATAACCTTAGAACATTTGTTATATGGATTGACTTATAATGAAAAAACGAAGGAAGTCCTTGTCAATGTCGGTTGCGATTTAGACCTTCTCAGAAAAGAACTTACCGAATACTTTCAAGAGGACCTTTCCACAATCGCCGTTCCTAATTTAAAAATCCAACCTCGCTATACAGTGGGAGTTCAGTTTGTCATTCAATTTGCAGCCTTTCACGTTCAAAATTCCGGCAAAGAGGAAGTGGATGGAAATAATGTCCTCGTGGCCCTCTTTCGAGAAGAAGATAGCCAAGCCTATTACCTACTCGCCAAACAAGAAGTCAACCGCCTCGATGTGATCAAATACATTTCCCATGGAATCAAAAAAGAAAAAGATAGCGAAGAGCCTGAGTTTGCCGAAGAAGCAGAGACAGGCGAAGCGGAAGGTGGGTCTCGCAAATCGGCTTTGGAAAAATTTTGTGTGAATCTCACTGAAAGAGCCAAACAAGGAAAACTAGATCCTTGCATTGGACGAGAAGTAGAAATAGAAAGAACCATTCATATTCTGTCACGTCGACGTAAAAACAATCCCATCTTTGTGGGAGAAGCCGGTGTAGGAAAAACTTCCATTGTAGAAGGAATTGCCGAACGTGTGGTGAAGGGGCTTGTTCCGAAAAGTCTTTTGAATATGGAAATTTATTCTTTGGATATGGGGCTTGTCATGGCCGGAACCAAGTTCCGCGGAGAATTTGAAGAACGACTCAAGGCCATCTTACAAGAAGTAGTCGGAAAACCAGAACGAATTATCTTTGTCGATGAAATTCATACCATCGTAGGTGCCGGCGCTGTTTCTGGAGGAAGCCTGGATGCATCCAATTTAATGAAACCAGCACTTGCCAATGGAGAACTCAAATGCGTTGGAACTACCACTTACAAAGAATACAAATCAATCTTTGAAAAAGACCATGCCCTTTCGAGAAGGTTTCAAAAAATCGAAGTGACTGAGCCGTCTAGAGAAGATGCGATCGAGATCTTAAAAGGTCTGAAACCAAAGTACGAATCCTTTCACGGCGTGACGTATAGTGTAAAAGCCATTGAAGCTTGTGTGGATTTATCCAGTTTGCATTTAAGAGACCGTTTTTTACCAGACAAAGCCATCGACCTAATGGATGAATCGGGCGCCTTTGTTAAGTTACGCGATGAGAAAAAAGAGAAACCAAAAAAACAAGTGGGGATTTTAGAAATTGAATCCCTTGTCGCAAAGATTGCCAAAATCCCAGAAAAAACTGTTAAGGCTGATGACAAAAAGAAATTGGAACACTTGGATTCGGAAATTAAATCCGTTGTCTTTGGGCAAGACCATGCCGTAGAACAAGTGGTGGATGCCATTCACTATTCTCGTTCTGGACTCAGTGATGAAGGAAAACCCATTGGTAGTTTTCTCTTTGTGGGTCCTACTGGTGTTGGAAAAACAGAAGTAGCCAAAACTTTGGCAGAGAAAATGGGTGTGGAATTTCTCCGTTTTGATATGAGTGAGTATATGGAAAAACATTCTGTATCTCGCCTGATTGGAAGTCCTCCCGGTTATGTGGGGTATGACCAAGGGGGCCAACTCACAGATGCCATTGCCAAAAATCCCCACTGTGTTTTGTTATTCGATGAAATCGAAAAAGCACATGAAGATATTTATAATATTTTACTTCAGGTAATGGACCATGCGACGCTTACCGATAGCACAGGAAAAAAAGCAGACTTTCGCAATGTCATTCTTATCTTAACGACCAATACAGGTGCCCAGGAAAGTTCGAAACCTCTCCTTGGTTTTGATACCGAAAGGTATGATGATCGTTCCATGAAAGCCATTGAAAGGACATTCACACCAGAATTTCGCAATCGTTTGACTGCTGTGATTGAGTTCCATGCTCTATCGATCCCAGTGGTGGAACTTGTAGTCAAAAGAATGTTTCGCACCTTACAAGCTAAAGCTGAAGAAAAAGGGATTCGTTTGGAATTGTCCGAAAAAGCTGTTCGTTATCTTGCCGAAACTGGTTATGACAAGGCCATGGGGGCAAGGCCCATCCAAAGGATTCTTAATTCGGAAATTGGAAAACCTCTTTCCAAAAAAATCCTTTTCCACAAAGATAAAGTGAATCGTTACCTTGTGGATGTGAAAGAGAAAGATGGAAAAGAAGTTTTAGAAATCTTGGAAGTGAATTCGTAA
- a CDS encoding RidA family protein → MPIQDTLKQLGLEIPPVPAALAAYIPSKRVGNLVFTSGQLPLVAGKLRKTGKVGKEVTLAEAQEEAKQCLLNALAAILVQIESLDKIKSIVKLGVFVSSSPEFTEHHLVANGASELVAAIFGDKGKHARFAIGVSSLPLDASVELEVVAEVE, encoded by the coding sequence ATGCCTATCCAAGATACTTTGAAACAATTAGGTCTAGAAATCCCTCCTGTTCCTGCGGCCCTTGCTGCTTATATCCCTTCCAAACGTGTCGGAAACCTCGTTTTTACCTCCGGTCAATTGCCGCTAGTCGCCGGAAAATTACGAAAAACAGGGAAGGTAGGAAAGGAAGTCACCCTTGCCGAAGCACAAGAGGAAGCCAAACAATGTTTACTGAATGCCCTTGCCGCTATCTTAGTTCAAATTGAATCCTTAGACAAAATCAAATCGATTGTGAAGTTAGGTGTCTTTGTCTCCTCTAGTCCAGAATTTACCGAGCACCACTTGGTTGCCAACGGTGCCTCCGAACTTGTAGCTGCTATCTTTGGAGACAAAGGAAAACATGCTAGATTTGCGATTGGCGTGAGTTCACTTCCTTTAGATGCTAGTGTGGAATTGGAAGTGGTAGCTGAAGTCGAATGA
- a CDS encoding Hsp20/alpha crystallin family protein: MLFRILDPQTKANQFWRDFDRLNDELTRSILDSQFGSSSNFPPVNVYTKEDEALVTCLLPGMEADAIDINVKDNLLSIHGKKKAEELAEGTEVHRREIFNGEFHRTLELPFRVDQEHVLAKFTNGVLNIHLPRREEDKPKKVSIIAG; this comes from the coding sequence ATGTTGTTCCGAATTCTAGACCCACAAACGAAAGCAAATCAGTTCTGGAGAGACTTTGACCGATTGAACGATGAGTTGACCCGATCCATTTTGGATAGCCAATTCGGTTCTTCTTCCAATTTCCCTCCAGTGAATGTTTATACAAAGGAAGATGAAGCCCTGGTCACTTGTTTACTCCCTGGGATGGAAGCTGACGCGATCGATATTAATGTAAAAGATAATCTTCTTTCTATCCATGGGAAGAAAAAAGCCGAGGAGCTGGCGGAAGGAACAGAAGTGCACCGTCGCGAAATTTTTAATGGGGAATTTCATAGAACTTTGGAGTTACCATTTCGCGTCGATCAGGAGCATGTCCTTGCGAAATTTACCAATGGAGTTTTAAACATCCATCTTCCTCGCAGAGAAGAAGATAAACCTAAAAAAGTATCCATCATTGCAGGTTAA
- a CDS encoding Hsp20/alpha crystallin family protein has protein sequence MNTLTQENNREVTEKVAEKGEKTPAKVYSPNVDVLETEEAILFRVEMPGVDQSSVEISIEKDQLILEGKFVPPTESRGQVRLAEYREGNYFRKFTIGKAIHSDKAVAKMKNGILELTLPKMEPKKTKIEIQK, from the coding sequence ATGAATACACTTACTCAAGAAAACAATAGGGAAGTCACAGAAAAAGTTGCCGAGAAAGGTGAAAAGACACCGGCAAAAGTTTACTCACCAAACGTGGATGTGTTGGAAACAGAAGAGGCTATTCTTTTCCGTGTGGAAATGCCTGGTGTCGACCAATCTTCTGTGGAGATATCGATTGAAAAAGACCAATTGATTTTAGAAGGAAAGTTTGTTCCGCCAACAGAATCTCGTGGCCAAGTGCGACTTGCAGAATACAGAGAAGGAAACTACTTCCGTAAATTTACTATCGGAAAAGCAATTCATTCTGATAAAGCCGTTGCAAAAATGAAGAACGGGATTTTGGAATTAACACTTCCCAAAATGGAACCGAAAAAAACAAAAATCGAAATTCAAAAGTAA
- the hisC gene encoding histidinol-phosphate transaminase gives MESLVRKELPAFKPYTPGEQPGLSTSTIKLNTNENPYPPSPKIKEAVEKVLQTGVLRKYPNYHARKLQELIAKDYDLDPNQILVTNGSDEALRMLFHTLVGPGDVVVAPDPTYSYYPVLTEQMMVGAIYKAVPLLPNLHFDFESLLKEKGKLLCFAHPNAPTGVEEEKEKLLSLVKNFSGVVLSDEAYIDFTEPNTSLISEIKNHPNLVVSRTFSKSYALAGLRVGYLVGSIDVITWIRKLKDSYNVGILEQVIAEASFADKEYFLEKRSLVIQERTKLKIELETLGFTLPNSSTNFLFCKPKQGISPESLYLQLKEKNILIRYFSTGISKDYIRITIGTPEENQKLLETIRTLL, from the coding sequence ATGGAATCCCTGGTGCGAAAGGAACTACCAGCCTTCAAACCATACACGCCTGGGGAACAACCAGGCCTTAGCACCTCTACCATCAAACTCAACACCAACGAAAACCCCTACCCCCCTTCTCCTAAAATCAAAGAAGCCGTAGAGAAAGTTTTACAAACAGGTGTTTTACGAAAGTATCCCAACTACCATGCAAGGAAATTACAAGAACTCATTGCCAAAGACTATGATTTGGATCCCAACCAAATTTTAGTCACCAATGGTTCCGATGAAGCCTTACGTATGTTATTCCATACTCTCGTTGGTCCAGGGGATGTGGTGGTCGCGCCAGATCCTACTTATTCCTATTACCCAGTGCTTACGGAACAAATGATGGTGGGAGCCATTTACAAAGCAGTTCCCCTCCTTCCCAATTTACATTTTGATTTTGAATCTTTATTAAAAGAAAAGGGCAAGTTACTTTGTTTTGCCCATCCCAATGCCCCGACAGGTGTGGAAGAAGAAAAAGAGAAACTCTTAAGCTTGGTTAAAAATTTTTCTGGCGTAGTTCTTTCTGACGAAGCTTATATTGATTTCACGGAACCTAATACAAGTTTAATTTCAGAAATCAAAAATCATCCCAATCTTGTGGTCTCCCGTACCTTTTCTAAATCTTATGCACTGGCAGGACTTCGGGTTGGATATCTTGTGGGATCAATTGATGTCATCACTTGGATCCGCAAACTAAAGGATTCTTATAATGTGGGAATTTTAGAACAAGTGATTGCAGAAGCATCTTTTGCAGACAAAGAATACTTTTTAGAAAAACGTTCTCTTGTAATCCAGGAAAGAACAAAGTTAAAAATAGAATTAGAAACCCTTGGATTTACCCTTCCAAACTCTTCGACCAATTTTTTATTTTGTAAACCAAAACAAGGCATCTCTCCGGAAAGTCTGTATTTACAGTTGAAAGAAAAGAATATCCTCATTCGTTATTTTTCCACAGGAATTTCGAAAGACTACATTCGAATCACGATCGGAACCCCGGAAGAAAACCAAAAACTTTTGGAAACGATTCGTACCCTTTTATAA
- a CDS encoding 2-isopropylmalate synthase: MIWKEMEDYVRIFDTTLRDGEQCPGAAMSEDEKVEIAQHLARMKVDIIEAGFPVSSPVQFKAVERIAREIEGPIICGLARALRPDLEAARDALKPAKLKRIHTFIASSPIHMKHKLGKSPAEVLEMARIAVKMARDFVTDVEFSPEDATRSEWSFLRELVEAVIEEGATTINIPDTVGYTTPQEYMDLFRFLKKEVKGADKVIFSAHCHNDLGLAVANSLATVLAGGRQIECTINGIGERAGNTAMEEVVMALKTRKDAFGVETRIDSTLITRGSHLVKTTTGMVVQPNKAIVGANAFAHESGIHQDGVIKNRQTYEIMTPESVGLKSNRMVLGRHSGRAGFKDRIIRMGFDPKPEEIDNAYNRFLEIADKKKEVFDEDIAALFQGEISRSQVDEIYRLVSFEQNTGTNKTPDSKITLSVKGETKQGEAHGDGPVDSIFKAINQVTGLSPLLSRLVISPVTEGTDAMAEASVTLEDGERRVVGKGDSTDIIEACAKAYINALNRL; this comes from the coding sequence ATGATCTGGAAGGAGATGGAAGATTACGTACGCATATTTGATACCACTCTAAGGGACGGGGAACAATGCCCCGGGGCTGCGATGAGCGAAGATGAAAAGGTGGAAATTGCCCAACACCTTGCCCGAATGAAAGTCGATATCATCGAAGCTGGGTTTCCAGTTTCCTCTCCTGTCCAATTCAAAGCCGTAGAAAGAATTGCGCGAGAAATTGAAGGCCCTATTATTTGCGGATTAGCTAGAGCCCTTCGCCCTGACTTGGAAGCCGCACGCGATGCCCTAAAACCAGCCAAACTTAAACGAATTCATACCTTTATAGCTTCTTCTCCCATCCATATGAAACACAAATTGGGTAAGTCTCCCGCAGAAGTTTTGGAGATGGCAAGGATTGCAGTCAAGATGGCAAGAGACTTTGTTACAGACGTAGAATTTTCCCCAGAGGATGCTACACGTTCCGAATGGTCTTTTTTGCGCGAGTTAGTCGAAGCTGTGATCGAAGAAGGGGCAACGACCATCAACATTCCAGACACTGTGGGATATACAACCCCACAAGAATATATGGATTTATTTCGTTTCTTAAAAAAAGAAGTGAAAGGTGCTGACAAAGTGATTTTTTCTGCGCATTGCCATAATGATTTAGGCCTTGCCGTAGCAAACTCTCTAGCAACCGTTCTTGCCGGCGGTCGTCAGATTGAATGTACAATCAACGGGATCGGGGAACGAGCGGGAAACACTGCTATGGAAGAAGTGGTGATGGCTTTAAAAACAAGAAAAGATGCCTTTGGGGTGGAGACAAGAATAGATTCCACTCTCATCACCCGCGGATCTCATTTAGTAAAAACCACAACGGGCATGGTTGTCCAACCTAACAAAGCCATTGTGGGCGCCAATGCCTTTGCACATGAATCTGGAATCCACCAAGATGGTGTGATTAAAAATAGACAAACTTATGAAATTATGACTCCCGAATCGGTAGGACTAAAATCCAATCGTATGGTTCTTGGTCGTCACTCCGGAAGAGCAGGATTCAAAGATCGCATCATCCGTATGGGATTTGATCCCAAACCAGAAGAGATCGACAATGCCTACAACCGTTTCCTTGAGATTGCGGATAAAAAGAAGGAAGTCTTTGATGAAGACATTGCGGCACTCTTCCAAGGAGAAATCAGTCGTTCCCAAGTCGATGAAATCTACCGACTCGTTTCCTTTGAACAAAACACAGGAACGAACAAAACTCCTGATTCCAAAATTACTTTGTCCGTCAAAGGGGAAACCAAACAGGGAGAAGCGCACGGAGATGGACCGGTGGATAGTATCTTCAAAGCCATAAACCAAGTGACTGGACTTTCCCCCCTCCTTTCTCGGCTTGTGATTTCTCCTGTGACAGAAGGAACCGATGCCATGGCGGAAGCTTCCGTAACCTTAGAGGACGGGGAAAGACGAGTGGTAGGAAAAGGAGATTCCACAGACATCATTGAAGCCTGTGCAAAAGCCTATATCAATGCCCTTAACCGGTTGTAA
- a CDS encoding VOC family protein, producing MMNTTKNMDLVLPQFFSVNLDGGENTAVSLRFYQSFLGGTVLKESFGHSELKLESGECLVFSKMTEHCPVRPGTITLSCDTSIRQHPEFLSLKLVQSVPEKTYSLYEDPWGNWVWIYFLDSKNSAKRSG from the coding sequence ATGATGAATACAACAAAAAACATGGATTTAGTCCTTCCTCAGTTTTTCTCTGTCAATTTAGACGGCGGTGAGAATACCGCAGTTTCTCTGAGATTCTACCAATCGTTTTTAGGGGGGACTGTCCTAAAAGAAAGTTTTGGTCATTCGGAATTGAAATTAGAATCAGGGGAATGTTTGGTCTTTTCCAAAATGACAGAACATTGTCCGGTACGACCAGGAACCATCACTCTGAGTTGTGACACATCCATTCGCCAACATCCGGAGTTTCTTTCCCTGAAACTTGTGCAATCGGTGCCAGAAAAAACCTATTCTTTGTATGAAGATCCTTGGGGAAATTGGGTATGGATTTACTTTTTAGATTCTAAAAATTCAGCTAAGCGGTCCGGATAG